From Serinicoccus profundi, the proteins below share one genomic window:
- a CDS encoding HD-GYP domain-containing protein → MSLTWSLALVGLLTMLLSEAWRQRSAAPGGEAPLSQATAMALAMATAWPVGPGSDGSVVGLLGPLVLASSAVLLVAMWRQRLGQVPKDMLRLGTSVVVAGLLVRLPGPGGDTLIESIWDHGDETVLIALALLVVAVVAVAVPWVPRAVRAAARGQGQIWANLAGEIGRQGPVALAGASTAVVTALALTALGPISLVLFLVPLLVLQPAVSRQRETRLAQRQTLFALARLPEEAGLTAAGHGARVAALAVPIARDLGVEAADLPDVEAAALLHDIGQVGIPRPVPGGATVEISARDQRQIASTGSSILGRTAELSRLASVVSDVGLAHHRAEERGDVSVASRIVRVASAYDDLTGRATRLTGGNGPVEALERMLRSTPHEYDPEVVQALIRLLERRGVISTPQSEALRR, encoded by the coding sequence ATGAGCCTCACGTGGTCCCTGGCCCTCGTGGGGCTGCTGACGATGCTTCTCAGCGAGGCCTGGCGCCAACGGTCCGCGGCTCCGGGTGGCGAGGCACCGTTGTCCCAGGCGACGGCGATGGCGCTGGCCATGGCGACAGCCTGGCCGGTCGGCCCGGGCAGCGACGGGTCCGTGGTCGGGCTCCTCGGCCCGCTGGTGCTGGCCTCGTCCGCGGTCCTGCTCGTCGCGATGTGGCGGCAGCGCCTGGGGCAGGTGCCCAAGGACATGCTGCGTCTCGGCACCTCGGTCGTCGTCGCAGGCCTGCTCGTGCGGCTGCCCGGACCCGGTGGCGATACCCTGATCGAGAGCATCTGGGACCACGGCGACGAGACGGTGCTCATCGCCCTCGCCCTGCTCGTCGTCGCGGTCGTCGCCGTGGCCGTGCCCTGGGTGCCGCGCGCCGTCCGGGCCGCCGCTCGCGGGCAGGGCCAGATCTGGGCCAACCTGGCCGGAGAGATCGGGCGCCAGGGGCCGGTGGCCCTCGCCGGCGCGTCGACGGCGGTCGTGACCGCACTGGCGCTCACCGCCCTGGGCCCGATCAGCCTGGTGCTCTTCCTCGTGCCCTTGCTTGTGCTCCAGCCGGCCGTGAGTCGGCAGCGCGAGACCCGGCTCGCCCAGCGGCAGACGCTCTTCGCGCTGGCCCGGCTGCCCGAGGAGGCCGGTCTCACCGCCGCCGGCCATGGCGCCCGCGTGGCCGCGCTGGCCGTGCCCATCGCGCGGGACCTCGGTGTCGAGGCGGCCGACCTGCCGGACGTCGAGGCGGCGGCCCTGCTGCACGACATCGGTCAGGTCGGCATACCTCGTCCGGTCCCGGGCGGTGCGACGGTGGAGATCTCGGCCCGCGACCAGCGCCAGATCGCCTCGACCGGTTCCTCGATCCTGGGCCGGACCGCCGAGCTCTCGCGGCTGGCCTCGGTCGTCTCGGACGTCGGGCTCGCGCACCACCGGGCCGAGGAGCGGGGGGACGTCTCGGTTGCCTCCCGGATCGTGCGCGTCGCCTCCGCCTACGACGACCTCACCGGACGCGCCACCCGGCTCACCGGTGGCAACGGTCCGGTCGAGGCGCTGGAGCGCATGCTGCGCAGCACCCCGCACGAGTACGACCCGGAGGTGGTCCAGGCCCTCATCCGGCTGCTCGAGCGTCGTGGAGTGATCTCCACGCCCCAGTCCGAGGCGCTACGTCGCTGA
- the groES gene encoding co-chaperone GroES, whose protein sequence is MSVSIKPLEDRIVVKAVEAEQTTASGLVIPDTAKEKPQEGEVLAVGPGRIDDNGNRVPMDVTVGDRVIYSKYGGTEVKYSGEEFLILSARDVLAIVG, encoded by the coding sequence GTGTCGGTTTCCATCAAGCCGCTCGAGGACCGCATCGTCGTCAAGGCCGTCGAGGCCGAGCAGACCACGGCCTCCGGCCTGGTCATCCCGGACACCGCGAAGGAGAAGCCCCAGGAGGGCGAGGTCCTCGCGGTGGGTCCGGGTCGCATCGACGACAACGGCAACCGGGTCCCCATGGACGTCACCGTGGGTGACCGCGTCATCTACAGCAAGTACGGCGGCACCGAGGTGAAGTACTCCGGCGAGGAGTTCCTCATCCTCTCGGCGCGCGACGTGCTCGCGATCGTCGGCTGA
- a CDS encoding HD-GYP domain-containing protein encodes MSVTTVVLAAAIPIAGPMGATIAGGLSSLSDLQVKKWENRVFNGAMTATMGAAGSLVYLLSGGVLVQDMPASPGGLLLRVGGPLLIAYVVMIAVNVLCIGLVSAVTRRTRVLPVARTVLRSLGWGYLAHVVIGFLFVLLWGPVGLGPGSALFVLGPLLIAHWAIGREALARREHRETVTSFVAALEEADPASVGHSARVADLAEALGGELGVGVRDAEELRYAALLHDIGMVVVRPELPTEAQADDVDYLTALIGHPQAGANILSGLAFLKGSLPGIAHHHERWDGRGYPAGLHGEEIPLAARIIAVADAFEALTSGASAPELDAADAVTLLQERAGSHLDPQVVRALTVVVGRSPEAWRGRPNGAAVAARQARLPDHDHPSVIDAYAEWQPESVETV; translated from the coding sequence GTGTCAGTCACCACCGTCGTGCTAGCCGCCGCTATCCCGATCGCCGGGCCGATGGGGGCGACCATCGCAGGAGGATTGTCCAGCCTCAGCGATCTGCAGGTCAAGAAGTGGGAGAATCGTGTCTTCAACGGTGCGATGACCGCGACCATGGGAGCCGCCGGCTCGCTCGTCTATCTCCTGTCCGGTGGTGTGCTCGTACAGGACATGCCGGCGAGCCCCGGAGGGCTGCTGCTGCGGGTCGGTGGCCCGTTGCTCATCGCCTACGTGGTGATGATCGCGGTCAACGTCCTCTGCATCGGTCTCGTGTCGGCGGTGACCCGGCGCACCCGGGTGCTGCCCGTGGCGCGGACGGTCCTGCGCAGCCTCGGCTGGGGCTATCTCGCGCACGTCGTCATCGGGTTCCTCTTCGTCCTGCTCTGGGGACCGGTCGGTCTGGGTCCCGGGTCGGCGCTCTTCGTGCTCGGCCCGCTGCTCATCGCCCACTGGGCGATCGGTCGGGAGGCCCTGGCGCGGCGAGAGCATCGGGAGACCGTCACCTCCTTCGTCGCCGCGCTTGAGGAGGCCGATCCCGCCTCCGTGGGGCACAGTGCGCGGGTGGCCGACCTCGCCGAGGCCCTCGGGGGAGAGCTCGGCGTGGGTGTGCGGGACGCCGAGGAGCTGCGGTATGCCGCGCTCCTGCACGACATCGGGATGGTCGTCGTCCGGCCCGAGCTGCCCACCGAGGCCCAGGCGGACGACGTCGACTACCTCACCGCCCTCATCGGCCACCCCCAGGCGGGTGCCAACATCCTGTCCGGCCTGGCCTTCCTCAAGGGCTCACTCCCGGGGATCGCCCACCACCACGAGCGGTGGGACGGGCGCGGCTACCCGGCCGGGCTCCACGGGGAGGAGATCCCGCTCGCTGCTCGGATCATCGCGGTGGCCGATGCCTTCGAGGCCCTGACCTCGGGAGCCTCCGCGCCGGAGCTGGATGCCGCCGACGCCGTAACGCTGCTGCAGGAGAGGGCGGGGAGCCACCTGGACCCCCAGGTGGTCCGGGCCCTCACGGTCGTCGTCGGGCGCTCACCGGAGGCCTGGCGGGGCCGACCCAACGGCGCGGCTGTCGCCGCCCGTCAGGCCCGGTTGCCCGACCACGACCACCCCTCGGTGATCGACGCCTACGCGGAGTGGCAGCCGGAGAGCGTGGAGACCGTATGA
- a CDS encoding THUMP-like domain-containing protein: MAVAAAGLTGSLAAAVEGHELAPGTGYVSAPAPVDLPWARWYAVREVLPLHATAVRAWLREHHPRTGPVTIKKSGVRVDPEAFRTQLRLPRRAAGVEEVILMLTTVGDTPRALVVDRL; the protein is encoded by the coding sequence GTGGCCGTCGCCGCCGCCGGCCTGACGGGCTCCCTCGCGGCCGCCGTCGAAGGCCACGAGCTGGCTCCGGGCACCGGCTACGTCAGCGCGCCCGCCCCGGTGGACCTCCCCTGGGCCCGCTGGTATGCCGTCCGCGAGGTCCTGCCGCTGCACGCCACGGCGGTCCGCGCCTGGCTGCGGGAGCACCACCCCCGGACCGGTCCGGTGACGATCAAGAAGAGCGGGGTGCGGGTCGACCCGGAGGCCTTCCGCACCCAGCTGCGGCTCCCCCGACGCGCTGCGGGGGTCGAGGAGGTCATCCTCATGCTCACGACGGTGGGCGACACCCCGCGCGCGCTCGTCGTCGACCGCCTCTGA
- the tsaD gene encoding tRNA (adenosine(37)-N6)-threonylcarbamoyltransferase complex transferase subunit TsaD: MSEPLVLGIETSCDETGVGLVRGERLLFDAIASSVEEHARFGGVVPEVASRAHLEAMVPTIERACREAGVRLTDVDAVAVTAGPGLAGALLVGVASAKALALALGVPLFGVNHLAAHVAVDVVEHGPLPEPTMGLLVSGGHSNLLLVPDVTEDIRSLGATIDDAAGEAFDKVARVLGLPFPGGPHIDRVAREGDQVAIDFPRGLTSGRDLQRHRFDYSFSGLKTAVARWVQAREASGEPVPVADVAASFQEAVVDVLTRKAVLACAEHGVDDLLIGGGVAANSRLRALAQERCDAARIRLRVPRPGLCTDNGAMVAALGAQMMLKGREQSRLDLPADSSQPVEQVRS; encoded by the coding sequence ATGAGTGAACCCCTCGTCCTCGGGATCGAGACCAGCTGCGACGAGACCGGAGTGGGTCTCGTCCGTGGTGAGCGACTGCTCTTCGACGCGATCGCGAGCAGCGTCGAGGAGCATGCCCGCTTCGGCGGCGTGGTCCCCGAGGTCGCCAGCCGCGCGCACCTCGAGGCCATGGTGCCCACGATCGAGCGGGCCTGCCGCGAGGCGGGGGTGCGCCTCACCGACGTCGACGCGGTGGCCGTCACCGCCGGCCCCGGGCTCGCCGGGGCCCTGCTCGTGGGCGTCGCCTCGGCCAAGGCCCTCGCCCTCGCCCTCGGCGTGCCCCTCTTCGGGGTCAACCACCTCGCGGCGCACGTGGCGGTCGACGTCGTCGAGCACGGACCGCTGCCCGAGCCGACCATGGGGCTCCTGGTCAGCGGTGGGCACTCCAACCTGCTGCTCGTCCCGGACGTCACCGAGGACATCCGCTCTCTCGGGGCGACCATCGACGACGCGGCGGGCGAGGCCTTCGACAAGGTGGCGCGCGTGCTCGGCCTACCCTTCCCCGGTGGCCCGCACATCGACCGGGTGGCCCGGGAGGGCGACCAGGTGGCGATCGACTTCCCCCGCGGTCTCACCTCCGGGCGCGACCTCCAGCGCCACCGCTTCGACTACTCCTTCTCCGGCCTCAAGACGGCCGTCGCCCGGTGGGTGCAGGCGCGCGAGGCGTCGGGTGAGCCGGTCCCGGTCGCCGATGTCGCGGCGAGCTTCCAGGAGGCCGTGGTGGACGTGCTCACCCGCAAGGCGGTCCTGGCCTGCGCCGAGCACGGCGTCGACGACCTCCTCATCGGGGGCGGCGTGGCCGCCAACTCGCGGCTGCGCGCGCTGGCCCAGGAGCGCTGCGACGCGGCCCGGATCCGGCTGCGAGTGCCCCGGCCGGGGTTGTGCACCGACAACGGCGCCATGGTGGCCGCGCTCGGCGCGCAGATGATGCTTAAGGGCCGTGAGCAGTCCCGGCTCGACCTCCCGGCCGACTCCTCCCAGCCGGTGGAGCAGGTCAGGTCCTGA
- the rimI gene encoding ribosomal protein S18-alanine N-acetyltransferase, producing MSAAGPPVLREASWRDIPAMLEVERAAFPDEPWDEASLWAELAARPRRGYVVADRPGEPGLVGYAGLDLADDVADVMTIAVHPQARGVGLGARLLDRLHHLARDAGATSIMLEVRSGNTVATRLYTTRGYHLVRTRERYYRSGEDALVLRKELDT from the coding sequence ATGAGCGCCGCCGGGCCTCCGGTGCTCCGGGAGGCGTCCTGGCGCGACATACCCGCGATGCTGGAGGTCGAGCGGGCCGCTTTCCCGGACGAGCCGTGGGACGAGGCCTCGCTATGGGCCGAACTCGCGGCACGCCCACGACGCGGGTACGTCGTGGCGGACCGACCCGGCGAGCCCGGGCTCGTGGGCTACGCCGGCCTCGACCTGGCCGACGACGTGGCCGACGTCATGACGATCGCCGTGCACCCACAGGCCCGCGGTGTCGGCCTCGGGGCCCGGCTCCTCGACCGGCTGCACCACCTGGCCCGCGACGCCGGCGCCACGAGCATCATGCTCGAGGTGCGCAGCGGCAACACCGTCGCGACGCGGCTCTACACCACCCGTGGCTACCACCTCGTCCGCACCCGCGAGCGCTACTACCGCTCCGGGGAGGACGCCCTCGTCCTGCGCAAGGAGCTCGACACATGA
- the sodN gene encoding superoxide dismutase, Ni, with amino-acid sequence MFTKFFAPTIEVSAHCDLPCGVYDPAQARIEAESVKKICEKVADNDDADFRMRAMIIKEQRSELVKHHLWVLWTDYFKPPHFEKYPELHVLVNEATKLAGASGTKGSFDVATADELLGKIDRIAEIYAETKKG; translated from the coding sequence ATGTTCACCAAGTTCTTCGCCCCCACGATCGAGGTCAGTGCCCACTGCGACCTGCCCTGCGGCGTCTACGACCCCGCCCAGGCACGGATCGAGGCCGAGTCCGTCAAGAAAATCTGCGAGAAGGTCGCGGACAACGACGACGCCGACTTCCGGATGCGCGCCATGATCATCAAGGAGCAGCGGTCCGAGCTCGTCAAGCACCACCTCTGGGTCCTGTGGACCGACTACTTCAAGCCGCCGCACTTCGAGAAGTACCCCGAACTGCACGTCCTCGTCAACGAGGCCACCAAGCTCGCGGGCGCCTCGGGGACCAAGGGCAGCTTCGACGTCGCCACGGCCGATGAGCTGCTCGGCAAGATCGACCGCATCGCCGAGATCTACGCGGAGACCAAGAAGGGCTGA
- a CDS encoding phospholipase D-like domain-containing protein yields MSPVFSRQTRRLLRRTRRMALGTVAAGMAGQLTLAAGVIAVDAVRKRRDHVDRDAPVQDPVSTMVEGFRVTTYTYGQYLYDAMIAAIDEAEDFVYLASYIWKGDEVGQAFKDAILRAADRGVLVCLVFDGFANLVVPREFLTFPEGVHVLRFPVLRTALPIIDIRASGRDHRKILVVDGRVGFVGGYNIGSLYATSWRDTHVRVEGESVWELQNAFTDFWNRHKGARRPQLPDSGTVDWHTSIRAARNEPSRVVYPVRSLYLDAIDRAVHRIWITQGYFIPDREILHGLLTAASRGVDVRVVMPQASNHVLADIVAQSYYATLLEGGVRLHLFHDVMVHAKTMTVDGRWATIGTANVDRLSMQGNYEINLEIVDEAQAEHMEAIFRADLEHCHELTLEEWEKRGRVSRVVERVLQPLQFML; encoded by the coding sequence ATGTCTCCAGTGTTCAGCCGCCAGACCCGCCGTCTGCTGCGCCGCACCCGCCGGATGGCCCTCGGCACCGTGGCCGCGGGGATGGCCGGCCAGCTCACCCTGGCCGCGGGGGTCATCGCGGTGGACGCCGTCCGCAAGCGACGCGACCACGTCGACCGGGACGCGCCCGTCCAGGACCCGGTCTCCACGATGGTCGAGGGGTTCCGGGTGACCACCTACACCTACGGGCAGTACCTCTACGACGCCATGATCGCCGCCATCGACGAGGCGGAGGACTTCGTCTACCTCGCGTCCTACATCTGGAAGGGCGACGAGGTCGGGCAGGCGTTCAAGGACGCCATCCTGCGCGCCGCCGACCGCGGCGTCCTCGTCTGCCTCGTCTTCGACGGGTTCGCCAACCTCGTCGTGCCCCGGGAGTTCCTCACCTTCCCCGAGGGCGTGCACGTCCTGCGCTTCCCGGTCCTGCGCACCGCACTGCCGATCATCGACATCCGGGCCTCCGGCCGCGACCACCGCAAGATCCTCGTCGTCGACGGCCGGGTGGGCTTCGTCGGCGGCTACAACATCGGCTCGTTGTATGCCACGAGCTGGCGCGACACCCACGTGCGGGTCGAGGGGGAGAGCGTCTGGGAGCTGCAGAACGCCTTCACCGACTTCTGGAACCGCCACAAGGGCGCCCGTCGGCCCCAGCTCCCCGACAGCGGCACCGTGGACTGGCACACGAGCATCCGGGCGGCCCGCAACGAGCCCAGCCGGGTGGTCTACCCGGTCCGCTCGCTCTACCTCGACGCCATCGACCGCGCCGTCCACCGCATCTGGATCACCCAGGGGTACTTCATCCCCGACCGGGAGATCCTGCACGGGCTGCTCACCGCGGCCTCGCGCGGCGTCGACGTCCGGGTGGTCATGCCCCAGGCCTCCAACCACGTCCTCGCCGACATCGTCGCGCAGTCCTACTACGCGACCCTTCTCGAGGGCGGCGTGCGCCTGCACCTCTTCCACGACGTCATGGTGCACGCGAAGACGATGACAGTGGACGGGCGCTGGGCGACGATCGGCACCGCCAACGTCGACCGCCTCTCGATGCAGGGCAACTACGAGATCAACCTCGAGATCGTCGACGAGGCCCAGGCCGAGCACATGGAGGCGATCTTCCGGGCCGACCTCGAGCACTGCCACGAGCTCACCCTGGAGGAGTGGGAGAAGCGGGGGCGGGTCAGCCGGGTCGTCGAACGCGTGCTGCAGCCCCTGCAGTTCATGCTGTAG
- the groL gene encoding chaperonin GroEL (60 kDa chaperone family; promotes refolding of misfolded polypeptides especially under stressful conditions; forms two stacked rings of heptamers to form a barrel-shaped 14mer; ends can be capped by GroES; misfolded proteins enter the barrel where they are refolded when GroES binds), with protein MAKQLQFNDDARKALERGVDALANAVKVTLGPKGRNVVLDKKWGAPTITNDGVTIAREVELEDPYENLGAQLAKEVATKTNDVAGDGTTTATVLAQAMVKEGLRNVAAGAAPSGLKRGIDAAVSAINDRLLETARELDGRDEIAQVAALSAQDPVIGELIADAFDKVGKDGVITVEESSTTAMELEFTEGMQFDKGYLSPYFVTDSERMEAVLEDAYVLLVQGKISKVADLLPLLEKVVGESKPLMIIAEDVEAEALSTLVVNKVRGTFNAVAVKAPGFGDRRKAMLQDMAILTGGQVVAEEVGLSLESVGLEVLGTARRVVATKDTTTIVEGSGDAQAVSDRVAQLQAESAATDSDWDREKLQERIAKLAGGVCVIKVGAHTEVELKEKKHRIEDAVSATRAAIEEGIVAGGGSALVHAAGAADDLGLEGDEAVGASIVRKSAAEPLRWIAENAGLQGYVATTKVAEMSPGQGLNAATGEYGDLFAAGVIDPVKVTRSALRNAASIAAMVLTTDTLVVDKPEGEDEDGGHGHSH; from the coding sequence ATGGCGAAGCAGCTGCAGTTCAACGACGATGCCCGCAAGGCGCTGGAGCGGGGCGTCGACGCCCTGGCCAACGCCGTCAAGGTGACGCTGGGCCCCAAGGGCCGCAACGTCGTGCTCGACAAGAAGTGGGGCGCCCCCACCATCACCAACGACGGCGTGACCATCGCCCGTGAGGTCGAGCTGGAGGACCCCTACGAGAACCTCGGCGCTCAGCTCGCCAAGGAGGTCGCCACCAAGACCAACGACGTCGCCGGTGACGGCACGACGACCGCGACCGTCCTCGCGCAGGCCATGGTCAAGGAGGGCCTGCGCAACGTCGCCGCGGGTGCCGCCCCGTCAGGCCTGAAGCGGGGCATCGACGCCGCCGTGAGCGCCATCAACGACCGCCTCCTGGAGACGGCGCGCGAGCTCGATGGCCGTGACGAGATCGCCCAGGTCGCCGCGCTGTCCGCCCAGGACCCGGTGATCGGCGAGCTCATCGCCGACGCCTTCGACAAGGTCGGCAAGGACGGCGTCATCACGGTGGAGGAGTCCTCCACCACCGCGATGGAGCTGGAGTTCACCGAGGGTATGCAGTTCGACAAGGGCTACCTCTCGCCCTACTTCGTCACCGACAGCGAGCGGATGGAGGCCGTCCTCGAGGACGCCTACGTCCTCCTCGTGCAGGGCAAGATCTCCAAGGTGGCCGACCTGCTCCCCCTCCTGGAGAAGGTCGTGGGCGAGAGCAAGCCGCTGATGATCATCGCCGAGGACGTCGAGGCCGAGGCGCTCTCGACCCTCGTGGTCAACAAGGTCCGCGGGACCTTCAACGCGGTCGCCGTCAAGGCCCCCGGGTTCGGTGACCGCCGCAAGGCGATGCTCCAGGACATGGCGATCCTCACCGGCGGCCAGGTCGTCGCCGAGGAGGTCGGGCTGTCCCTGGAGTCGGTCGGCCTGGAAGTGCTCGGGACCGCGCGCCGCGTCGTCGCGACCAAGGACACCACGACGATCGTCGAGGGCAGCGGCGATGCGCAGGCGGTCTCCGACCGGGTCGCGCAGCTGCAGGCCGAGTCCGCCGCGACGGACTCCGACTGGGACCGCGAGAAGCTCCAGGAGCGGATCGCCAAGCTCGCCGGCGGGGTGTGCGTCATCAAGGTCGGCGCCCACACCGAGGTCGAGCTCAAGGAGAAGAAGCACCGCATCGAGGACGCCGTCTCGGCGACCCGCGCCGCGATCGAGGAGGGCATCGTCGCCGGTGGCGGCTCCGCCCTCGTCCACGCCGCGGGTGCTGCGGACGACCTCGGGCTGGAGGGTGATGAGGCCGTCGGTGCCTCCATCGTCCGCAAGTCGGCGGCCGAGCCGCTGCGGTGGATCGCCGAGAACGCCGGTCTGCAGGGCTACGTCGCGACCACCAAGGTGGCCGAGATGAGCCCCGGTCAGGGCCTCAACGCCGCGACCGGCGAGTACGGCGACCTGTTCGCGGCCGGGGTCATCGACCCGGTCAAGGTCACCCGCTCCGCGCTGCGCAACGCCGCCTCCATCGCCGCGATGGTGCTGACGACCGACACGCTGGTCGTCGACAAGCCGGAGGGCGAGGACGAGGACGGCGGGCACGGCCACAGCCACTGA
- a CDS encoding potassium transporter TrkG: MHTRLTVWGSAVLMVIGTALFWWFESRPEGTLSHLGPWGQFVGALAGGLFPRTAGFNSIDYAAASDESLAITTVLMFIGGGSAGTAGGVKTTTFLILAYVIWSEVRGEPDVIIGRRRISSAIQRQALSVALLAIGLVVVSTIYLMSRTEGIRPADLLFEVVSAFATVGLSTGITAALPWDAQMLLMLLMFLGRVGPITVAAALALNTRHRHYRLPEERPIVG, from the coding sequence GTGCATACCCGGCTCACCGTCTGGGGCAGCGCGGTGCTCATGGTCATCGGCACCGCCCTCTTCTGGTGGTTCGAGTCCCGTCCGGAGGGGACCCTCAGCCACCTCGGTCCGTGGGGCCAGTTCGTGGGGGCGCTGGCCGGGGGGCTGTTCCCGCGCACGGCCGGCTTCAACAGCATCGACTACGCCGCCGCCAGCGACGAGAGCCTGGCGATCACCACCGTGCTGATGTTCATCGGCGGTGGCAGCGCCGGCACCGCGGGCGGCGTGAAGACAACGACCTTCCTCATCCTCGCCTACGTCATCTGGTCGGAGGTGCGGGGTGAGCCGGACGTCATCATCGGTCGCCGCCGCATCTCCAGCGCCATCCAGCGGCAGGCCCTGTCGGTGGCTCTGCTCGCCATCGGGCTCGTCGTCGTCTCGACGATCTACCTCATGTCCCGCACCGAGGGCATCCGCCCGGCCGACCTGCTCTTCGAGGTCGTTTCGGCCTTCGCCACCGTGGGGCTGTCGACCGGCATCACCGCCGCCCTGCCCTGGGACGCGCAGATGCTGCTCATGCTGCTGATGTTCCTCGGGCGGGTCGGGCCGATCACGGTCGCGGCAGCCCTCGCCCTCAACACCCGCCACCGTCACTACCGACTCCCGGAGGAGCGACCCATTGTTGGCTAG
- the tsaB gene encoding tRNA (adenosine(37)-N6)-threonylcarbamoyltransferase complex dimerization subunit type 1 TsaB, which translates to MLLAIDTATGTVGAALHDGDAVLAEVVEHDVRRHGELLAPTISAVLEQAGVGMADITDVVCGVGPGPFTGLRVGVVTAMVLAHARGLPAPRGICSLDALAHAVHLAGSQHQELLVATDARRREVYWARYALGAGGAHRIQGPEVGPAVALPAAVRELATVGRGGLLYPDALPHQLCDAPLDVSPGVLADLAVRLVGGAHPDAATALLPPEPLYLRRPDAVEMRAR; encoded by the coding sequence GTGCTGCTCGCGATCGACACTGCCACCGGGACGGTCGGGGCCGCCCTCCACGACGGTGACGCCGTCCTCGCCGAGGTGGTCGAGCACGACGTCCGGCGCCACGGCGAGCTCCTCGCACCGACCATCAGTGCGGTCCTCGAGCAGGCCGGCGTCGGCATGGCCGACATCACCGACGTGGTCTGCGGCGTCGGACCCGGCCCGTTCACCGGACTCCGGGTGGGGGTCGTGACCGCGATGGTCCTGGCCCACGCCCGCGGCCTGCCCGCGCCGCGCGGGATCTGCTCGCTCGACGCCCTGGCCCACGCGGTGCACCTCGCCGGGTCGCAGCACCAGGAGCTGCTCGTCGCCACCGACGCCCGTCGTCGCGAGGTCTACTGGGCGCGCTACGCGCTGGGCGCCGGCGGTGCCCACCGAATCCAGGGACCCGAGGTCGGGCCGGCGGTCGCGCTGCCCGCAGCGGTGCGCGAGCTGGCCACCGTCGGACGCGGTGGACTGCTCTACCCCGACGCGCTGCCCCACCAGCTCTGCGACGCCCCCCTCGACGTCTCACCAGGTGTCCTGGCTGACCTCGCCGTCCGACTGGTCGGCGGCGCGCACCCGGACGCCGCGACCGCCCTGCTGCCCCCCGAGCCGCTCTACCTCCGGCGGCCCGACGCCGTGGAGATGCGGGCCCGATGA
- a CDS encoding WhiB family transcriptional regulator codes for MAETAHQPGPVADLWEWQFDGACRTTSPEVFFHPEGERGPARRRRDERAKQVCASCPVLEQCRTHALAVREPYGVWGGMTEEERAAHYDQVESARPHTGR; via the coding sequence GTGGCGGAGACTGCCCATCAACCGGGTCCCGTGGCCGATCTGTGGGAGTGGCAGTTCGACGGCGCCTGCCGCACCACCAGCCCCGAGGTCTTCTTCCACCCCGAGGGCGAGCGAGGTCCCGCCCGTCGACGGCGGGACGAACGCGCCAAGCAGGTCTGCGCGAGCTGCCCGGTCCTCGAGCAGTGCCGCACCCACGCCCTCGCGGTGCGCGAGCCCTACGGCGTCTGGGGTGGCATGACCGAGGAGGAGCGGGCCGCGCACTACGACCAGGTGGAGTCCGCCCGACCGCACACCGGTCGCTGA
- a CDS encoding potassium channel family protein encodes MLARKKRHADGWAPTVLVVGLGRFGTAVCESLVRQGVEVLAIDTDERRVQKYADELTHTVVADATDGEAMRQLGVGDVDRAVVAIGSDIEASVLSVITLHEAGVERIYAKAITRKHGKILTSIGADHVIYPEYVMGQRVAHMVTDGVADYLEFDDEFAIARCTAPVETWDRNLAESGVRTRHTITVVGVKRPGEPFTYAFPETVVHQGDELVISGRIVDVERFTALPRTAPRRG; translated from the coding sequence TTGTTGGCTAGGAAGAAGCGTCATGCGGACGGTTGGGCCCCGACGGTGCTCGTGGTCGGGCTCGGCCGCTTCGGCACCGCCGTCTGCGAGTCCCTCGTGCGGCAGGGGGTGGAGGTGCTCGCCATCGACACCGACGAGCGTCGGGTGCAGAAGTATGCCGACGAGCTCACCCACACCGTGGTGGCCGACGCCACCGACGGCGAGGCGATGCGCCAGCTCGGGGTCGGCGACGTCGACCGGGCGGTCGTCGCCATCGGCTCGGACATCGAGGCCAGCGTGCTGTCGGTCATCACCCTGCACGAGGCGGGGGTGGAGCGGATCTACGCCAAGGCCATCACCCGCAAGCACGGCAAGATCCTCACGAGCATCGGGGCGGACCACGTCATCTACCCCGAGTACGTCATGGGCCAGCGGGTGGCCCACATGGTGACCGACGGCGTCGCCGACTACCTCGAGTTCGACGACGAGTTCGCCATCGCCCGCTGCACCGCTCCGGTGGAGACGTGGGACCGCAACCTGGCGGAGTCCGGGGTGCGCACCCGGCACACCATCACCGTCGTCGGGGTGAAGCGACCCGGGGAGCCCTTCACGTATGCCTTCCCCGAGACGGTGGTCCATCAGGGCGACGAGCTGGTCATCTCCGGTCGGATCGTCGACGTCGAGCGCTTCACCGCCCTGCCGCGTACGGCCCCGCGCCGCGGCTGA